The window TCGCCGCTGCCGTCCTCTCAGCAGAATTGAAGGCGGCGGGAGTCCCCAATCTGGTGCTGCATGGGAATCGGGCCGGTGTCACGACTAGCGGTGAATTCGGCGATGCTGCCATTGAATCGATTGATACATCTCCGATCCTCGATGGATTCGAAGAAAGCCGCTGCCTGATCATTCCCGGATTTCAAGGAGTCAATGACAAAGGCGAAGTGATGACACTCGGCAGGGGGGGCAGCGATTTGACCGCCATTGCTCTAGGGGCCGCTTTACAAGCACATCATGTGACGTTTTATAAAGATGTACCCGGAGTCATGACAGATGATCCAAAACAAGTAGCCACCGCAAAAAAACTGGACAAAATTTCATTACAGGACTTTTTGCCGCTGCTCGATTGTGAAAAGCCAATCATTCAGAAGCGGGCGGCCATGCACGCTTTGGACAAAAAAACACCCCTTTACATAAGGGGCATTTGCAATCCGGAAGAGGGAACTTGGGTATTGCCGTAATTCATTCCTCTTCTGGCTCAGTTTCCTCCGCAACTCTGCGGATCATATCTTGTGTATAGTATTTTCCATAGGCACCGGTGCCGATATGGGTGAAATCCTTATCAAGCAGAACATTCCGATGGGCCGGAGAATTGAGCCAACCGTGGACGGCTTCAATCGCATCTACATAATTGAAGGCGATGTTCTCTCCCGCTTTCTTATGGATGATGTCAGCCGCCTTGAGTCGGTTGGCCAAATTGCCGGTCCCAGGAGATTCATGGGAAAAATAATTTTCAATGGCCATGTCCTTGCTATGTTCACTCGCTACAACATCGAGCTGCTCATCCCACACGAGCTCCGGTAGGTCATGTTTGATTCGATAATGGTTCGTCAATTCGAAAATCTGAAGTTCCATCGCATGATTCACTTCCATTTGAACCATGGAAGATGGTCGTTCCGCTGTAACCATATTGCCCATATACGCCATGTCATAAGGCTGCTGGATGACTAACATAATGGGATCGATGAAACGGACCGCCTCCAATGCACCATCCACATCATCGATATAAAGCTGTGCATAGACCCCCTCATATGGAACTAACACACGGTTTTTCATATCATCGCTATTAAGAGTAAAAGTATAAATATTATTGTCGACCTTGACATTCACTTCCGATTCCATAATAGTGAACCGTCGAATCTCTTCGACTTGTTGACTGATAGTAAACGGGGTGACATCAGCTTTCACATCGGCGCTATAAATTTGCATGACTACGCCATCCTGGACTCCAGCCATCAACCGGTCTGCTCCCCTGTACACCCACCAATGGAAGCCATAGCCGGATGGCTCCTTTCGGTCCGGTTCTCCAAAAACCTCCACCAACGCATCCGCTTTTTTTCCGACAAATGTGGAAATCCCTTTCGTCGGGCGGGCTAAAGCATCCATCCTCGATTCTTCCCCTGAAGGAGGAACTGGAATCGGGTTTCCATGGTTGACTGGGGATTCCAACAATTCATTTTCCAATACACGATCATCCATATAATAAAGAAAGGCAAGGACTAGGATCAAAAGTACTCCAATTCTCCAAATCACTTTCATAAACGGCGTCCCGCTCCCCTTGTGTAATATTTTAACAATTCACAGAATCAAATGATTTTCTCAAAATATACTCCGCAATTGCCTATAGGATAAGACAAAATACAGGATGGAGTAAACCATCAGTATACCTTATTCTCAATTGGACAGTAAATAGTTTGAATTTCAAAATGACTTTTTTGAGCGAATAATGGCTCTCTTTTATTATACTTCGGTATTGCCTGATATAGATTAAATAGTAAATTATTTTTCTCCGTCCAATATTTGCTGACACAATGTTGTCATTGCAACTAGATTCGTTTTGTTCTATTATTAATAGGTATAGGGTAATGGCTGGATTATATATAAGGAGGATGTAACAATGTATATTGAAAATACAGACATTGAAAATATTCTTGCAGACGTCAACGTACTGGACGAAATCATGCTGAAACATGATTTGATCCGTGCTGGACAATGGGATTATGAACGTGTCACATACGATAAAAAATATGTTGTGAAAGAAGGCACATATTATTTACGCGTATTCGGCGTAGCAACTGAAGGGGATGTAGATGCACGCGATGCGATCATCCAACTGAAAAAACCGGTTATCGGAAAGTACTACTACCCATTTGGTGTTGAATACGGGGAAGAAGAACATTTTCCAGCCAGCCTGCTGAAAGATTGCGCTGCTACGTTAAAAGCGGTGAATGCAGATCTAAAACCGTATAATTTGACAGTGGCAACAGAAGTGCAGGAAGCTAAGAAAGAAAAGAAACCAGCTTTAACAAAATAATTTGATTCATGTCACCGGAGAGCGTCCTGTTCTCCGGTTTTTTTCTACTCATACGTTTTCTAGAAATTCTTGTCTCTTCCTATTCAATTCTTCCTCTTTTGGGTATAATTAAAATAGTGAATATTTTTGGGGGAATGACGGTTGGCAAAATGGCTTACGAAACGAAACTTTATTATTTTTTTGAGCATCATCTTGGTTATTTTACTATTCGTGTTCATCGTGCCGGTGTCCTTACCGATCATCTTTGCACTGATTACAGCTTTACTGATCGATCCTCTTGTCCGACTGGCAGAAAAAAGATTCAAATGGAGCCGTAAAATTTCCGTCATCTCGGTATTCATTTTCATCCTCGCTATCGTCACCTCCATTCTATATTATACGGTGACTCGCCTCATTGGGAAGATCATCCATTTTACAAAAGAAGCACCCAATTATTTCAATTCCATGTCGGGGTTATGGATTGATACACAGAATAAGTTATTTCAGTATACGGCAGGCATGCCGGACGATGTAGTCAAAGCGATCCAAAAAGAGTTCAAAAATATTTTTGAATCCATCCGGGATTCGGTATTGGACTTGCTAAGTTACCAACGGATCATGGACCTGATGACTGATATTCCTAATCTCCTCGTCGCTTTGCTCGTCTATCTGATAGCCCTCTTTTTATTCATGCTTGAATTGCCTGAACTTAAAAAGATGCTTTTTAGGCATTTGACAACATCTACAGCCGAAAAAGTGCGATATATGATCACGAAGCTGAACACTGTCATCTTCGGATTCATGAAAGCCCAGCTTCTCGTCAGTTTCATCATTTTAGCGGTGACATTCATAGGGCTGCTCATCATCTCACCGAAATACGCCGTTGTCATGTCACTCGTCATCTGGATCATTGACGTCATTCCGATTCTCGGGTCGATTATTATCCTGGCGCCATGGTCACTGTATCATTACATAAGCGGGGATGTCGCCATGGGCACGAAGTTAGCGATTTTAGCGGCTATTCTCCTTATCATCCGAAGAACGGTCGAACCAAAGGTAATGGGTTCCCAGATCGGGTTATCACCGCTTCCGACATTAATAGCGATGTTCATCGGATTGAAGCTGATTGGCTTCCTCGGCTTTTTCCTCGGGCCACTTATTGTCATCCTTTTTACAACAGCAAGGGAAGCAGGAATC is drawn from Sporosarcina sp. FSL W7-1349 and contains these coding sequences:
- a CDS encoding amino acid kinase family protein encodes the protein MSRRKLGVYMIVQKFGGIAMRDEQMRAACIEHIRDGLNKYRHVLVVVSAIGRMHDPYSTDSLLQLTTAFSSDMKARDLAASCGELIAAAVLSAELKAAGVPNLVLHGNRAGVTTSGEFGDAAIESIDTSPILDGFEESRCLIIPGFQGVNDKGEVMTLGRGGSDLTAIALGAALQAHHVTFYKDVPGVMTDDPKQVATAKKLDKISLQDFLPLLDCEKPIIQKRAAMHALDKKTPLYIRGICNPEEGTWVLP
- a CDS encoding CAP domain-containing protein; this translates as MKVIWRIGVLLILVLAFLYYMDDRVLENELLESPVNHGNPIPVPPSGEESRMDALARPTKGISTFVGKKADALVEVFGEPDRKEPSGYGFHWWVYRGADRLMAGVQDGVVMQIYSADVKADVTPFTISQQVEEIRRFTIMESEVNVKVDNNIYTFTLNSDDMKNRVLVPYEGVYAQLYIDDVDGALEAVRFIDPIMLVIQQPYDMAYMGNMVTAERPSSMVQMEVNHAMELQIFELTNHYRIKHDLPELVWDEQLDVVASEHSKDMAIENYFSHESPGTGNLANRLKAADIIHKKAGENIAFNYVDAIEAVHGWLNSPAHRNVLLDKDFTHIGTGAYGKYYTQDMIRRVAEETEPEEE
- a CDS encoding YugN family protein produces the protein MYIENTDIENILADVNVLDEIMLKHDLIRAGQWDYERVTYDKKYVVKEGTYYLRVFGVATEGDVDARDAIIQLKKPVIGKYYYPFGVEYGEEEHFPASLLKDCAATLKAVNADLKPYNLTVATEVQEAKKEKKPALTK
- the ytvI gene encoding sporulation integral membrane protein YtvI, translating into MAKWLTKRNFIIFLSIILVILLFVFIVPVSLPIIFALITALLIDPLVRLAEKRFKWSRKISVISVFIFILAIVTSILYYTVTRLIGKIIHFTKEAPNYFNSMSGLWIDTQNKLFQYTAGMPDDVVKAIQKEFKNIFESIRDSVLDLLSYQRIMDLMTDIPNLLVALLVYLIALFLFMLELPELKKMLFRHLTTSTAEKVRYMITKLNTVIFGFMKAQLLVSFIILAVTFIGLLIISPKYAVVMSLVIWIIDVIPILGSIIILAPWSLYHYISGDVAMGTKLAILAAILLIIRRTVEPKVMGSQIGLSPLPTLIAMFIGLKLIGFLGFFLGPLIVILFTTAREAGIIKLSFRI